The proteins below are encoded in one region of Gallus gallus isolate bGalGal1 chromosome 12, bGalGal1.mat.broiler.GRCg7b, whole genome shotgun sequence:
- the UBA3 gene encoding NEDD8-activating enzyme E1 catalytic subunit isoform X4 — protein MAVDGGYGDSGDWEGRWNHVKKFLERSGPFTHPDFEPGTQALDFLLSTCKVLVIGAGGLGCELLKNLALSGFRQIHVIDMDTIDVSNLNRQFLFRPKDVGRPKAEVAAEFLNSRIPSCAVVAYFKKIQDMDESFYRQFHIIVCGLDSIIARRWINGMLMSFLRYEDGVLDPSSIIPLIDGGTEGFKGNARVIIPGMTACVECTLELYPPQVNFPMCTIASMPRLPEHCIEYVRILQWPKEQPFGEGVALDGDDPEHIQWIYQKSLERASQFNIKGVTYRLTQGVVKRIIPAVASTNAVIAAVCATEVFKIATSAYIPLNNYLVFNDVDGLYTYTFEAERKENCPACSQLPQNIEISPSAKLQEILDYLTNNASLQMKSPAITATMYGGNKTLYLQTVASIEERTRPNLSKTLKELGLVDGQELAVADVTTPQTMLFKLHFTT, from the exons ATGGCTGTTGATGGTGGGTATGGGGACTCTGGAGACTGGGAAGGTCGCTGGAACCATGTAAAGAAGTTCCTCGAGCGATCTGGACCGTTCACACATCCTGATTTCGAGCCAGGCACTCAA GCTCTTGACTTTCTGTTAAGCACATGTAAAGTACTGGTTATTGGAGCAGGAGGATTAGGATGCGAACTCCTGAAAAACCTG GCACTGTCCGGTTTTAGGCAGATCCATGTTATTGACATGGATACTATAGATGTGTCTAACCTTAACCGACAGTTTCTGTTTCG accaAAAGACGTTGGGCGACCGAAAGCAGAAGTTGCAGCAGAATTCCTGAACAGTCGCAtccccagctgtgctgttgTAGC atattttaaaaagattcaAGACATGGATGAAAGCTTTTATCGAC AGTTTCATATTATTGTTTGTGGGCTGGACTCTATAATTGCAAGAAGATGGATAAATGGCATGCTG ATGTCGTTTTTACGTTATGAAGATGGTGTACTGGATCCGAGTTCCATCATACCCTTAATAGATGGAGGGACAGAAGGTTTCAAAGGAAATGCTCGTGTGATTATTCCTGGTATGACAGCATGTGTTGAATGCACACTTGAACTTTATCCACCACAG GTCAATTTTCCCATGTGTACTATTGCATCTATGCCCAGACTACCAGAGCATTGTATTGAGTATGTCAGAATATTGCAGTGGCCAAAGGAGCAACCATTCGGAG AAGGTGTTGCTTTGGATGGAGATGATCCTGAACATATACAGTGGATTTACCAGAAGTCTTTGGAAAGAGCATCACAATTTAATATTAAAGGTGTTACATACAGACTCACCCAAG gagTTGTAAAACGAATTATTCCGGCAGTAGCTTCTACAAATGCAGTAATTGCAG ctgtttgtgccactgaagtttttaaaatagCCACGAg TGCATACATTCCTCTCAACAACTACTTGGTGTTCAATGATGTGGATGGATTATACACGTACACATTTGAAGCTGAAAGAAAG GAGAACTGTCCAGCTTGCAGCCAACTTCCCCAGAACATTGAGATTTCCCCATCAGCTAAATTGCAGGAGATCTTGGATTACTTGACAAATAATGCTTCATT GCAAATGAAATCTCCTGCAATCACAGCAACCATGTACGGGGGAAATAAAACTCTTTATTTACAG ACAGTAGCTTCAATTGAAGAACGAACAAGGCCAAATCTTTCCAAAACACTAAAAG agctgGGACTTGTGGATGGCCAGGAGCTTGCAGTTGCTGACGTTACTACGCCACAGACGATGCTGTTCAAACTTCACTTTACCACTTAA
- the UBA3 gene encoding NEDD8-activating enzyme E1 catalytic subunit isoform X1, whose amino-acid sequence MADGEEPEKKRRRLEELLADGMAVDGGYGDSGDWEGRWNHVKKFLERSGPFTHPDFEPGTQALDFLLSTCKVLVIGAGGLGCELLKNLALSGFRQIHVIDMDTIDVSNLNRQFLFRPKDVGRPKAEVAAEFLNSRIPSCAVVAYFKKIQDMDESFYRQFHIIVCGLDSIIARRWINGMLMSFLRYEDGVLDPSSIIPLIDGGTEGFKGNARVIIPGMTACVECTLELYPPQVNFPMCTIASMPRLPEHCIEYVRILQWPKEQPFGEGVALDGDDPEHIQWIYQKSLERASQFNIKGVTYRLTQGVVKRIIPAVASTNAVIAAVCATEVFKIATSAYIPLNNYLVFNDVDGLYTYTFEAERKENCPACSQLPQNIEISPSAKLQEILDYLTNNASLQMKSPAITATMYGGNKTLYLQTVASIEERTRPNLSKTLKELGLVDGQELAVADVTTPQTMLFKLHFTT is encoded by the exons atggCGGATGGTGAGGAACC ggagaagaaaagaaggaggcTAGAGGAGCTGCTGGCGGATGG AATGGCTGTTGATGGTGGGTATGGGGACTCTGGAGACTGGGAAGGTCGCTGGAACCATGTAAAGAAGTTCCTCGAGCGATCTGGACCGTTCACACATCCTGATTTCGAGCCAGGCACTCAA GCTCTTGACTTTCTGTTAAGCACATGTAAAGTACTGGTTATTGGAGCAGGAGGATTAGGATGCGAACTCCTGAAAAACCTG GCACTGTCCGGTTTTAGGCAGATCCATGTTATTGACATGGATACTATAGATGTGTCTAACCTTAACCGACAGTTTCTGTTTCG accaAAAGACGTTGGGCGACCGAAAGCAGAAGTTGCAGCAGAATTCCTGAACAGTCGCAtccccagctgtgctgttgTAGC atattttaaaaagattcaAGACATGGATGAAAGCTTTTATCGAC AGTTTCATATTATTGTTTGTGGGCTGGACTCTATAATTGCAAGAAGATGGATAAATGGCATGCTG ATGTCGTTTTTACGTTATGAAGATGGTGTACTGGATCCGAGTTCCATCATACCCTTAATAGATGGAGGGACAGAAGGTTTCAAAGGAAATGCTCGTGTGATTATTCCTGGTATGACAGCATGTGTTGAATGCACACTTGAACTTTATCCACCACAG GTCAATTTTCCCATGTGTACTATTGCATCTATGCCCAGACTACCAGAGCATTGTATTGAGTATGTCAGAATATTGCAGTGGCCAAAGGAGCAACCATTCGGAG AAGGTGTTGCTTTGGATGGAGATGATCCTGAACATATACAGTGGATTTACCAGAAGTCTTTGGAAAGAGCATCACAATTTAATATTAAAGGTGTTACATACAGACTCACCCAAG gagTTGTAAAACGAATTATTCCGGCAGTAGCTTCTACAAATGCAGTAATTGCAG ctgtttgtgccactgaagtttttaaaatagCCACGAg TGCATACATTCCTCTCAACAACTACTTGGTGTTCAATGATGTGGATGGATTATACACGTACACATTTGAAGCTGAAAGAAAG GAGAACTGTCCAGCTTGCAGCCAACTTCCCCAGAACATTGAGATTTCCCCATCAGCTAAATTGCAGGAGATCTTGGATTACTTGACAAATAATGCTTCATT GCAAATGAAATCTCCTGCAATCACAGCAACCATGTACGGGGGAAATAAAACTCTTTATTTACAG ACAGTAGCTTCAATTGAAGAACGAACAAGGCCAAATCTTTCCAAAACACTAAAAG agctgGGACTTGTGGATGGCCAGGAGCTTGCAGTTGCTGACGTTACTACGCCACAGACGATGCTGTTCAAACTTCACTTTACCACTTAA
- the UBA3 gene encoding NEDD8-activating enzyme E1 catalytic subunit isoform X2, whose product MEKKRRRLEELLADGMAVDGGYGDSGDWEGRWNHVKKFLERSGPFTHPDFEPGTQALDFLLSTCKVLVIGAGGLGCELLKNLALSGFRQIHVIDMDTIDVSNLNRQFLFRPKDVGRPKAEVAAEFLNSRIPSCAVVAYFKKIQDMDESFYRQFHIIVCGLDSIIARRWINGMLMSFLRYEDGVLDPSSIIPLIDGGTEGFKGNARVIIPGMTACVECTLELYPPQVNFPMCTIASMPRLPEHCIEYVRILQWPKEQPFGEGVALDGDDPEHIQWIYQKSLERASQFNIKGVTYRLTQGVVKRIIPAVASTNAVIAAVCATEVFKIATSAYIPLNNYLVFNDVDGLYTYTFEAERKENCPACSQLPQNIEISPSAKLQEILDYLTNNASLQMKSPAITATMYGGNKTLYLQTVASIEERTRPNLSKTLKELGLVDGQELAVADVTTPQTMLFKLHFTT is encoded by the exons AT ggagaagaaaagaaggaggcTAGAGGAGCTGCTGGCGGATGG AATGGCTGTTGATGGTGGGTATGGGGACTCTGGAGACTGGGAAGGTCGCTGGAACCATGTAAAGAAGTTCCTCGAGCGATCTGGACCGTTCACACATCCTGATTTCGAGCCAGGCACTCAA GCTCTTGACTTTCTGTTAAGCACATGTAAAGTACTGGTTATTGGAGCAGGAGGATTAGGATGCGAACTCCTGAAAAACCTG GCACTGTCCGGTTTTAGGCAGATCCATGTTATTGACATGGATACTATAGATGTGTCTAACCTTAACCGACAGTTTCTGTTTCG accaAAAGACGTTGGGCGACCGAAAGCAGAAGTTGCAGCAGAATTCCTGAACAGTCGCAtccccagctgtgctgttgTAGC atattttaaaaagattcaAGACATGGATGAAAGCTTTTATCGAC AGTTTCATATTATTGTTTGTGGGCTGGACTCTATAATTGCAAGAAGATGGATAAATGGCATGCTG ATGTCGTTTTTACGTTATGAAGATGGTGTACTGGATCCGAGTTCCATCATACCCTTAATAGATGGAGGGACAGAAGGTTTCAAAGGAAATGCTCGTGTGATTATTCCTGGTATGACAGCATGTGTTGAATGCACACTTGAACTTTATCCACCACAG GTCAATTTTCCCATGTGTACTATTGCATCTATGCCCAGACTACCAGAGCATTGTATTGAGTATGTCAGAATATTGCAGTGGCCAAAGGAGCAACCATTCGGAG AAGGTGTTGCTTTGGATGGAGATGATCCTGAACATATACAGTGGATTTACCAGAAGTCTTTGGAAAGAGCATCACAATTTAATATTAAAGGTGTTACATACAGACTCACCCAAG gagTTGTAAAACGAATTATTCCGGCAGTAGCTTCTACAAATGCAGTAATTGCAG ctgtttgtgccactgaagtttttaaaatagCCACGAg TGCATACATTCCTCTCAACAACTACTTGGTGTTCAATGATGTGGATGGATTATACACGTACACATTTGAAGCTGAAAGAAAG GAGAACTGTCCAGCTTGCAGCCAACTTCCCCAGAACATTGAGATTTCCCCATCAGCTAAATTGCAGGAGATCTTGGATTACTTGACAAATAATGCTTCATT GCAAATGAAATCTCCTGCAATCACAGCAACCATGTACGGGGGAAATAAAACTCTTTATTTACAG ACAGTAGCTTCAATTGAAGAACGAACAAGGCCAAATCTTTCCAAAACACTAAAAG agctgGGACTTGTGGATGGCCAGGAGCTTGCAGTTGCTGACGTTACTACGCCACAGACGATGCTGTTCAAACTTCACTTTACCACTTAA
- the UBA3 gene encoding NEDD8-activating enzyme E1 catalytic subunit isoform X3: MADGEEPMAVDGGYGDSGDWEGRWNHVKKFLERSGPFTHPDFEPGTQALDFLLSTCKVLVIGAGGLGCELLKNLALSGFRQIHVIDMDTIDVSNLNRQFLFRPKDVGRPKAEVAAEFLNSRIPSCAVVAYFKKIQDMDESFYRQFHIIVCGLDSIIARRWINGMLMSFLRYEDGVLDPSSIIPLIDGGTEGFKGNARVIIPGMTACVECTLELYPPQVNFPMCTIASMPRLPEHCIEYVRILQWPKEQPFGEGVALDGDDPEHIQWIYQKSLERASQFNIKGVTYRLTQGVVKRIIPAVASTNAVIAAVCATEVFKIATSAYIPLNNYLVFNDVDGLYTYTFEAERKENCPACSQLPQNIEISPSAKLQEILDYLTNNASLQMKSPAITATMYGGNKTLYLQTVASIEERTRPNLSKTLKELGLVDGQELAVADVTTPQTMLFKLHFTT, encoded by the exons atggCGGATGGTGAGGAACC AATGGCTGTTGATGGTGGGTATGGGGACTCTGGAGACTGGGAAGGTCGCTGGAACCATGTAAAGAAGTTCCTCGAGCGATCTGGACCGTTCACACATCCTGATTTCGAGCCAGGCACTCAA GCTCTTGACTTTCTGTTAAGCACATGTAAAGTACTGGTTATTGGAGCAGGAGGATTAGGATGCGAACTCCTGAAAAACCTG GCACTGTCCGGTTTTAGGCAGATCCATGTTATTGACATGGATACTATAGATGTGTCTAACCTTAACCGACAGTTTCTGTTTCG accaAAAGACGTTGGGCGACCGAAAGCAGAAGTTGCAGCAGAATTCCTGAACAGTCGCAtccccagctgtgctgttgTAGC atattttaaaaagattcaAGACATGGATGAAAGCTTTTATCGAC AGTTTCATATTATTGTTTGTGGGCTGGACTCTATAATTGCAAGAAGATGGATAAATGGCATGCTG ATGTCGTTTTTACGTTATGAAGATGGTGTACTGGATCCGAGTTCCATCATACCCTTAATAGATGGAGGGACAGAAGGTTTCAAAGGAAATGCTCGTGTGATTATTCCTGGTATGACAGCATGTGTTGAATGCACACTTGAACTTTATCCACCACAG GTCAATTTTCCCATGTGTACTATTGCATCTATGCCCAGACTACCAGAGCATTGTATTGAGTATGTCAGAATATTGCAGTGGCCAAAGGAGCAACCATTCGGAG AAGGTGTTGCTTTGGATGGAGATGATCCTGAACATATACAGTGGATTTACCAGAAGTCTTTGGAAAGAGCATCACAATTTAATATTAAAGGTGTTACATACAGACTCACCCAAG gagTTGTAAAACGAATTATTCCGGCAGTAGCTTCTACAAATGCAGTAATTGCAG ctgtttgtgccactgaagtttttaaaatagCCACGAg TGCATACATTCCTCTCAACAACTACTTGGTGTTCAATGATGTGGATGGATTATACACGTACACATTTGAAGCTGAAAGAAAG GAGAACTGTCCAGCTTGCAGCCAACTTCCCCAGAACATTGAGATTTCCCCATCAGCTAAATTGCAGGAGATCTTGGATTACTTGACAAATAATGCTTCATT GCAAATGAAATCTCCTGCAATCACAGCAACCATGTACGGGGGAAATAAAACTCTTTATTTACAG ACAGTAGCTTCAATTGAAGAACGAACAAGGCCAAATCTTTCCAAAACACTAAAAG agctgGGACTTGTGGATGGCCAGGAGCTTGCAGTTGCTGACGTTACTACGCCACAGACGATGCTGTTCAAACTTCACTTTACCACTTAA
- the ARL6IP5 gene encoding PRA1 family protein 3 — protein MEVQVAPLRSWEDFFPGSDRFGRPDFKDISKWNNRVVNNLLYYQTNYLMVAAAVVAIVGFLSPLNMLIGGTVVILVFLGFVWVSHNKDILRRMKKQYPTTFVIVIMLSSYFLISYLGDVMVFMFGITLPLLLMFIHASLRLRNIKNKLENKKEEIGLKKTPMGIILDALEQQEDNINKLASYIPKVKE, from the exons ATGGAGGTGCAGGTGGCTCCGTTGCGCTCCTGGGAGGACTTCTTCCCCGGCTCCGATCGCTTCGGCCGGCCCGACTTCAAGGACATCTCGAAATGGAACAACCGGGTGGTCAACAACCTGCTCTACTACCAGACCAACTACCTGATGGTGGCCGCCGCCGTCGTCGCCATCGTGGG ATTTCTGAGTCCCCTGAATATGCTCATTGGTGGTACCGTGGTGATCCTGGTGTTCCTTGGGTTTGTGTGGGTATCACACAACAAGGATATACTCCGCAGGATGAAGAAGCAGTATCCAACCACGTTTGTGATAGTCATCATGCTGTCTAGCTACTTCTTGATCTCCTACTTGGGAGATGTCATGGTGTTCATGTTTGGGATcactcttcctctcctct TGATGTTTATCCATGCTTCTCTGAGGCTCCGGAACATAAAGAACAAGCTGgagaacaaaaaggaagaaataggtTTGAAGAAGACCCCAATGGGTATCATACTGGATGCTCTAGAACAGCAGGAAGATAATATCAACAAACTGGCTAGCTACATACCTAAAGTAAAGGAGTAA
- the LMOD3 gene encoding leiomodin-3 → MSELSQTSDEDVSPEDINEDEILANLSPEELKELQSEMEVMAPDPELPTGMIQRDQTEKPPTGSFDHRSLVDYLYWQKASRRMLEDERVPVTLLPSERMTAEEMGDGGGPGDAGGRRGPDADGKERHYKNESVSHAVTQPGEMNRDGSNEEGEDEEEEEEEGEEEEDESESETKETCVNENHHSDQTSKQSGMESGETTEKPEENEKKISKLNIPKKLALDTSFMKLSARPSGNQTNLEESLEKVRKNNPDMKELNLNNIENIPKEMLIDFVNAMKKNKNIKTFSLANVGADDNVAFALANMLRENRSITTLNIDSNFISGKGVVAIMRCLQYNEMLTEFRFHNQRSMLGHQAEMEIARLLKANNTLLKMGYHFELPGPRMVVTNLLSRNLDKQRQKRQEGQRQQQMKEQRELITMLENGLGLPPGMWEMLGGPLPQPRPQEAPPAPKPPIPTSAPQGRGKESMRPADPEQPRGAEPSFRVIKLKKIQRKAAVPKYVEPTEKTNLKDVIKTLKPIPRRRPPPLVEITPRDQLLNDIRQSNVAYLKPVPLPKQLE, encoded by the exons ATGTCTGAACTCAGCCAAACGTCTGATGAAGACGTGTCCCCCGAGGACATCAATGAAGATGAAATTCTGGCCAATCTCTCCCCTgaggagctgaaggagctgcagagcgAGATGGAGGTGATGGCCCCTGACCCCGAGCTCCCCACAGGGATGATACAGAGGGATCAGACAGAGAAGCCCCCAACAGGCAGCTTTGACCACCGCTCCCTGGTGGACTACCTGTACTGGCAAAAGGCGTCCCGACGCATGCTTGAGGATGAGAGAGTTCCTGTCACCCTCCTGCCCTCTGAG AGAATGACTGCAGAGGAGATGGGAGATGGTGGTGGTCCTGGAGATGCAGGCGGCAGGAGGGGGCCAGACGCTGATGGGAAGGAGCGGCACTACAAAAATGAGAGTGTGTCTCATGCAGTAACACAGCCTGGGGAGATGAACAGAGATGGAAGCAACGAGGAGGGagaggacgaggaggaggaagaagaggaaggtgaagaggaggaagatgagagtgagtcagaaacaaaggaaacttGTGTTAATGAAAACCATCACAGTGATCAAACAAGCAAGCAATCAGGTATGGAATCAGGGGAAACCACagaaaagccagaagaaaatgaaaagaaaatctcaaaatTGAACATCCCCAAAAAGTTAGCATTGGATACCAGCTTCATGAAACTCAGCGCCAGGCCATCAGGAAATCAAACCAACTTAGAAGAGAGCCTGGAGAAAGTCCGAAAAAACAATCCAGATATGAAGGAGCTCAACCTGAACAACATAGAGAACATCCCCAAAGAAATGCTGATAGACTTTGTCAATGCGATGAAGAAGAATAAGAACATAAAAACTTTCAGCTTGGCCAACGTGGGAGCCGATGACAATGTTGCGTTTGCACTGGCCAACATGCTGCGTGAGAACAGGAGCATCACCACGCTCAACATCGACTCCAACTTCATCTCTGGGAAGGGCGTTGTGGCCATCATGAGGTGCCTGCAGTACAACGAGATGCTGACGGAGTTCCGCTTCCACAACCAGAGGAGCATGCTGGGCCACCAGGCTGAGATGGAGATCGCCAGGCTGCTGAAGGCCAACAACACCCTGCTGAAAATGGGCTACCACTTCGAGCTGCCGGGGCCCAGGATGGTGGTGACCAACCTGCTGAGCAGGAACCTGGAtaagcagaggcagaagaggcaggaggggcaaaggcagcagcaaatgaaagagcagagagagctgaTCACCATGCTGGAGAACGGACTGGGCTTGCCACCTGGGATGTGGGAGATGCTGGGGGGGCCGCTGCCCCAACCCAGGCCACAGGAAGCTCCCCCAGCACCCAAAccacccatccccacctcaGCACCGCAGGGACGGGGGAAGGAAAGCATGCGGCCCGCAGACCCTGAGCAGCCGCGTGGGGCTGAGCCCAGCTTCAGGGTGATCAAGCTGAAGAAGATCCAACGCAAAGCCGCCGTGCCCAAGTATGTGGAGCCCACTGAGAAAACCAATCTCAAGGATGTGATCAAGACCCTGAAGCCGATCCCCAGGAGAAGACCCCCTCCTCTCGTCGAGATAACACCCCGAGATCAGCTGCTGAATGACATTCGTCAGAGCAATGTCGCGTACCTGAAACCA GTGCCATTACCAAAGCAGTTGGAGTGA